The following proteins come from a genomic window of Acinetobacter baumannii:
- the rrtA gene encoding rhombosortase encodes MKDHVLNKKVLLVAGCISVSACLQVFPDYFIYWRESLLGEFWRLWTAHWVHVGWIHFLLNMMAFACLPFIFPHTKVWHILSLLFLLPPFISLVFYFYLPNIDAYAGLSGVLHGLYTAVALVYLQYRKERNFAFLVLGLIVAKLIWENTFGQTGTAQLIGSPVLTEAHLYGAIGGAIFGGCYWLIQRFK; translated from the coding sequence ATGAAAGATCATGTACTCAATAAAAAAGTGCTTTTGGTCGCAGGGTGCATTTCTGTTTCTGCATGTTTACAGGTGTTTCCGGATTATTTTATCTATTGGCGTGAAAGCTTACTCGGCGAGTTCTGGCGTTTATGGACAGCACACTGGGTACATGTCGGATGGATTCACTTTCTTTTAAATATGATGGCATTTGCGTGTTTGCCTTTCATATTTCCACATACCAAAGTGTGGCACATTTTAAGTCTTCTTTTTCTTTTACCACCTTTTATTAGCTTGGTGTTCTATTTTTATTTGCCCAATATCGATGCATATGCCGGCCTTTCTGGGGTACTCCATGGGTTATATACCGCAGTTGCTTTGGTTTACTTGCAATACCGTAAAGAAAGGAATTTTGCATTTCTGGTCTTAGGTTTAATTGTTGCAAAGTTGATTTGGGAAAATACATTTGGGCAAACAGGAACAGCCCAGCTCATTGGTAGTCCAGTTTTAACTGAAGCTCATCTATATGGGGCGATTGGTGGTGCAATCTTTGGAGGATGCTATTGGCTCATACAAAGATTCAAATAG